A genome region from Cucurbita pepo subsp. pepo cultivar mu-cu-16 chromosome LG02, ASM280686v2, whole genome shotgun sequence includes the following:
- the LOC111787521 gene encoding DEAD-box ATP-dependent RNA helicase 24 isoform X2, translated as MSKRKFGFEGFGINRQTTYNFERSQAPQRLYVPPSSRGHGHDNYEDTDVDNIEYDDNEAEEASGNGDNVAGAGAGAGGGEEEEIDPLDAFMEGIHEEMRAPPPPKPKEKVDKYRDDEEDDPMESFLKAKKDVGLTLAADALHAGYDSDEEVYAAAKAVDAAMVEYDSDDNMLIVEKKKIESIPALEHSSIDYEPFNKDFYEEKASISGMSEEEVSEYRKNLAIRVSGFDVPRPIKTFEDSGFSPQLMNAIKKQGYEKPTSIQCQAMPIVLSGRDIIGIAKTGSGKTAAFVLPMIVHIMDQPELEKEEGPIGVICAPTRELAHQIYLECKKFSKVHGLRVSAVYGGMSKFDQIKELKAGCEIVVATPGRLIDMIKMKALTMSKATYLVLDEADRMFDLGFEPQIRSIVGQIRPDRQTLLFSATMPRKVEKLAREILTDPVRVTVGEVGMANEDITQVVHVLPSDLEKLPWLLEKLPEMIDDGDVLVFASKKATVDEIESQLLQKGFKVAALHGDKDQASRMETLQKFKSGVYHALIATDVAARGLDIKSIKSVVNFDIAKDMDMHVHRIGRTGRAGDRDGKAHTLITQKEARFAGELVNSLIAAGQNVSMELMDLAMKDGRFRSKRDARKKGGGGGGGGGKKGKGRGGSNGRGVRGVDFGLGIGYNPESSGSNPSTNNVQSRSAAVNSLRTGMMAQFKSSFVAASSAPPSQGSNSGYSMPANKRPTLAGFVSGGSIGGGANRPPPPPPRANSYVPNAGEFSSQKNSESSGDRSKERRRPSGWDR; from the exons ATGTCGAAGAGGAAGTTTGGCTTTGAAGGGTTTGGAATCAATCGACAAACTACTTACAATTTTGAGCGCTCCCAAGCTCCCCAGAGGCTTTATGTCCCTCCCTCGTCGCGTGGCCATGGGCACGACAATTATGAAGATACCGACGTTGATAATATAGAATATGATGATAATGAAGCGGAGGAAGCGAGTGGAAACGGCGACAATGTCGCTGGCGCTGGCGCTGGCGCTGGCGgtggtgaagaagaagaaattgaccCTTTAGATGCGTTCATGGAGGGAATTCACGAAGAGATGAGAGCACCCCCGCCCCCCAAACCGAAGGAGAAGGTGGATAAGTATAGGGACGACGAGGAGGATGATCCAATGGAGAGCTTTCTTAAGGCTAAGAAGGACGTGGGACTGACGCTGGCTGCTGATGCGCTTCATGCTGGTTATGATTCGGATGAGGAGGTTTATGCGGCAGCTAAGGCTGTGGATGCAGCGATGGTTGAGTACGACTCTGATGATAATATGCTGATtgttgagaagaaaaaaattgaatcaattCCTGCTCTAGAACATAGTTCCATTGATTACGAGCCGTTCAATAAGGATTTCTACGAGGAGAAAGCTTCAATATCAg GAATGAGTGAGGAGGAAGTTTCTGAGTACCGGAAGAATTTGGCTATTCGTGTGTCGGGTTTTGACGTTCCTAGGCcaattaaaacatttgaagACTCTGGATTTTCCCCTCAACTTATGAATGCTATAAAAAAGCAAGGGTACGAGAAACCTACTTCTATACAGTGCCAAGCTATGCCGATTGTGCTTTCCGGGAGAGATATCATTGGAATAGCAAAAACGGGTTCCGGTAAGACTGCTGCTTTTGTTCTTCCAATGATTGTTCATATTATGGATCAACCTgaacttgaaaaagaagagggtCCTATTGGAGTTATATGTGCCCCCACCAGAGAACTCGCTCACCAAATATACCTTGAGTGtaaaaaattttcaaaagtacaCGGGCTACGTGTCTCTGCAGTATATGGTGGGATGTCTAAATTTGATCAGATAAAAGAACTCAAAGCTGGATGCGAGATAGTTGTTGCCACTCCCGGCAGACTGATAGatatgataaaaatgaaagcCTTGACAATGTCAAAAGCCACATACTTGGTACTTGATGAAGCCGATAGAATGTTTGACCTTGGATTTGAACCCCAAATTCGCTCCATTGTTGGTCAGATTCGGCCAGACCGTCAAACCTTACTCTTTTCTGCAACAATGCCTCGTAAGGTTGAAAAGTTAGCTCGAGAAATTCTCACCGATCCTGTACGAGTTACGGTTGGAGAGGTTGGGATGGCTAATGAAGATATCACACAGGTTGTTCATGTACttccttctgatctggagaaGTTGCCTTGGCTTCTTGAGAAGTTACCTGAAATGATTGATGATGGGGATGTATTGGTGTTTGCTTCTAAAAAAGCCACAGTGGATGAGATCGAATCTCAACTCCTACAGAAAGGTTTTAAGGTTGCAGCTCTTCATGGTGACAAAGATCAGGCATCACGAATGGAAACTCTGCAAAAGTTTAAATCTGGTGTTTATCATGCTCTTATTGCAACTGATGTTGCTGCCCGTGGGCTTGACATTAAGTCAATCAAGTCCGTTGTCAACTTTGATATTGCAAAGGACATGGATATGCATGTTCATCGTATTGGTAGAACAGGTCGTGCTGGTGACAGAGATGGGAAAgcacacacccttataactcAGAAAGAGGCTCGCTTTGCTGGTGAATTAGTCAATAGTTTGATTGCTGCTGGCCAGAATGTTTCAATGGAACTGATGGATCTGGCCATGAAg GATGGGCGATTCAGGTCGAAGCGTGATGCGAGGAAAAAAGGAG gcggcggcggtggcggtggcgggaAGAAGGGTAAAGGGAGAGGTGGCAGCAATGGCCGAGGCGTGCGTGGAGTGGATTTCGGTCTAGGAATCGGTTATAACCCAGAAAGCAGTGGTAGTAATCCTTCAACAAACAATGTTCAAAGTCGATCTGCAGCTGTAAATTCTCTGAGGACAGGAATGATGGCACAATTTAAGAGCAGTTTCGTCGCTGCTTCATCAGCTCCTCCAAGTCAGGGTTCAAATAGCGGCTATAGTATGCCAGCAAACAAACGACCAACATTAGCTGGTTTTGTATCAGGTGGCTCGATCGGTGGGGGTGCGAACCGCCCTCCACCTCCTCCGCCAAGAGCAAACTCATATGTTCCAAATGCCGGAGAATTCTCAAGCCAAAAGAACTCAGAAAG TTCTGGCGACAGGTCCAAGGAAAGGAGAAGACCCTCTGGTTGGGACAGATGA
- the LOC111787521 gene encoding DEAD-box ATP-dependent RNA helicase 24 isoform X1, protein MSKRKFGFEGFGINRQTTYNFERSQAPQRLYVPPSSRGHGHDNYEDTDVDNIEYDDNEAEEASGNGDNVAGAGAGAGGGEEEEIDPLDAFMEGIHEEMRAPPPPKPKEKVDKYRDDEEDDPMESFLKAKKDVGLTLAADALHAGYDSDEEVYAAAKAVDAAMVEYDSDDNMLIVEKKKIESIPALEHSSIDYEPFNKDFYEEKASISGMSEEEVSEYRKNLAIRVSGFDVPRPIKTFEDSGFSPQLMNAIKKQGYEKPTSIQCQAMPIVLSGRDIIGIAKTGSGKTAAFVLPMIVHIMDQPELEKEEGPIGVICAPTRELAHQIYLECKKFSKVHGLRVSAVYGGMSKFDQIKELKAGCEIVVATPGRLIDMIKMKALTMSKATYLVLDEADRMFDLGFEPQIRSIVGQIRPDRQTLLFSATMPRKVEKLAREILTDPVRVTVGEVGMANEDITQVVHVLPSDLEKLPWLLEKLPEMIDDGDVLVFASKKATVDEIESQLLQKGFKVAALHGDKDQASRMETLQKFKSGVYHALIATDVAARGLDIKSIKSVVNFDIAKDMDMHVHRIGRTGRAGDRDGKAHTLITQKEARFAGELVNSLIAAGQNVSMELMDLAMKDGRFRSKRDARKKGGVGGGGGGGGKKGKGRGGSNGRGVRGVDFGLGIGYNPESSGSNPSTNNVQSRSAAVNSLRTGMMAQFKSSFVAASSAPPSQGSNSGYSMPANKRPTLAGFVSGGSIGGGANRPPPPPPRANSYVPNAGEFSSQKNSESSGDRSKERRRPSGWDR, encoded by the exons ATGTCGAAGAGGAAGTTTGGCTTTGAAGGGTTTGGAATCAATCGACAAACTACTTACAATTTTGAGCGCTCCCAAGCTCCCCAGAGGCTTTATGTCCCTCCCTCGTCGCGTGGCCATGGGCACGACAATTATGAAGATACCGACGTTGATAATATAGAATATGATGATAATGAAGCGGAGGAAGCGAGTGGAAACGGCGACAATGTCGCTGGCGCTGGCGCTGGCGCTGGCGgtggtgaagaagaagaaattgaccCTTTAGATGCGTTCATGGAGGGAATTCACGAAGAGATGAGAGCACCCCCGCCCCCCAAACCGAAGGAGAAGGTGGATAAGTATAGGGACGACGAGGAGGATGATCCAATGGAGAGCTTTCTTAAGGCTAAGAAGGACGTGGGACTGACGCTGGCTGCTGATGCGCTTCATGCTGGTTATGATTCGGATGAGGAGGTTTATGCGGCAGCTAAGGCTGTGGATGCAGCGATGGTTGAGTACGACTCTGATGATAATATGCTGATtgttgagaagaaaaaaattgaatcaattCCTGCTCTAGAACATAGTTCCATTGATTACGAGCCGTTCAATAAGGATTTCTACGAGGAGAAAGCTTCAATATCAg GAATGAGTGAGGAGGAAGTTTCTGAGTACCGGAAGAATTTGGCTATTCGTGTGTCGGGTTTTGACGTTCCTAGGCcaattaaaacatttgaagACTCTGGATTTTCCCCTCAACTTATGAATGCTATAAAAAAGCAAGGGTACGAGAAACCTACTTCTATACAGTGCCAAGCTATGCCGATTGTGCTTTCCGGGAGAGATATCATTGGAATAGCAAAAACGGGTTCCGGTAAGACTGCTGCTTTTGTTCTTCCAATGATTGTTCATATTATGGATCAACCTgaacttgaaaaagaagagggtCCTATTGGAGTTATATGTGCCCCCACCAGAGAACTCGCTCACCAAATATACCTTGAGTGtaaaaaattttcaaaagtacaCGGGCTACGTGTCTCTGCAGTATATGGTGGGATGTCTAAATTTGATCAGATAAAAGAACTCAAAGCTGGATGCGAGATAGTTGTTGCCACTCCCGGCAGACTGATAGatatgataaaaatgaaagcCTTGACAATGTCAAAAGCCACATACTTGGTACTTGATGAAGCCGATAGAATGTTTGACCTTGGATTTGAACCCCAAATTCGCTCCATTGTTGGTCAGATTCGGCCAGACCGTCAAACCTTACTCTTTTCTGCAACAATGCCTCGTAAGGTTGAAAAGTTAGCTCGAGAAATTCTCACCGATCCTGTACGAGTTACGGTTGGAGAGGTTGGGATGGCTAATGAAGATATCACACAGGTTGTTCATGTACttccttctgatctggagaaGTTGCCTTGGCTTCTTGAGAAGTTACCTGAAATGATTGATGATGGGGATGTATTGGTGTTTGCTTCTAAAAAAGCCACAGTGGATGAGATCGAATCTCAACTCCTACAGAAAGGTTTTAAGGTTGCAGCTCTTCATGGTGACAAAGATCAGGCATCACGAATGGAAACTCTGCAAAAGTTTAAATCTGGTGTTTATCATGCTCTTATTGCAACTGATGTTGCTGCCCGTGGGCTTGACATTAAGTCAATCAAGTCCGTTGTCAACTTTGATATTGCAAAGGACATGGATATGCATGTTCATCGTATTGGTAGAACAGGTCGTGCTGGTGACAGAGATGGGAAAgcacacacccttataactcAGAAAGAGGCTCGCTTTGCTGGTGAATTAGTCAATAGTTTGATTGCTGCTGGCCAGAATGTTTCAATGGAACTGATGGATCTGGCCATGAAg GATGGGCGATTCAGGTCGAAGCGTGATGCGAGGAAAAAAGGAGG CGtaggcggcggcggtggcggtggcgggaAGAAGGGTAAAGGGAGAGGTGGCAGCAATGGCCGAGGCGTGCGTGGAGTGGATTTCGGTCTAGGAATCGGTTATAACCCAGAAAGCAGTGGTAGTAATCCTTCAACAAACAATGTTCAAAGTCGATCTGCAGCTGTAAATTCTCTGAGGACAGGAATGATGGCACAATTTAAGAGCAGTTTCGTCGCTGCTTCATCAGCTCCTCCAAGTCAGGGTTCAAATAGCGGCTATAGTATGCCAGCAAACAAACGACCAACATTAGCTGGTTTTGTATCAGGTGGCTCGATCGGTGGGGGTGCGAACCGCCCTCCACCTCCTCCGCCAAGAGCAAACTCATATGTTCCAAATGCCGGAGAATTCTCAAGCCAAAAGAACTCAGAAAG TTCTGGCGACAGGTCCAAGGAAAGGAGAAGACCCTCTGGTTGGGACAGATGA
- the LOC111788497 gene encoding LOW QUALITY PROTEIN: probable pectinesterase 55 (The sequence of the model RefSeq protein was modified relative to this genomic sequence to represent the inferred CDS: deleted 1 base in 1 codon) — protein MEQILLITTLLLLLCLNVSKALDCELNPNDPNRVAYTIVVDKSGSGNFRTIQSAIDSIPSQNSRWIRIQISSGIYSEKVHISEEKSCIFLEGAGRSSTEIRWNDHATTATSATFTSIAENLVVKGITFKNTYNVPGSVKRQEDIAPAVAALIEGDKGIFHKCGFVGLQDTLWDGNGRHRYTECYIEGVIDVISGAGQSIYESCEINIPVDRYAPVIGHGYITAQGKEDSSQTNGFVFIGCSVIGSGTVYLGRAYRPFSTVIYYSSFLSACINPAGWDPWEQVGHEASLTYLETRCIGPGADTSKRVPWLKKLSIDEIRRFTSISFVDQEGWTSKLPLF, from the exons ATGGaacaaattttgttaataacaACGTTGTTGTTGTTACTTTGTCTCAATGTTTCAAAAGCATTAGATTGTGAGTTGAATCCTAATGATCCTAATAGAGTTGCATATACTATTGTCGTTGACAAATCAGGTTCGGGAAATTTCAGAACAATCCAAAGTGCGATTGATTCGATCCCTTCACAAAATAGCCGATGGAttagaattcaaatttctagtGGGATATACTC GGAAAAGGTGCATATTTCGGAAGAAAAATCGTGCATCTTTCTCGAGGGAGCTGGTAGAAGTTCCACGGAAATTCGATGGAATGACCATGCAACCACAGCTACAAGTGCCACCTTCACTTCTATTGCAGAAAATCTT GTAGTAAAAGGCATCACATTCAAG AATACGTATAATGTGCCCGGAAGTGTGAAGAGACAAGAAGATATAGCACCAGCAGTTGCAGCTCTCATAGAAGGAGATAAAGGGATTTTCCATAAGTGTGGGTTTGTTGGTCTGCAAGATACCTTGTGGGATGGAAATGGTCGCCATCGCTACACCGAATGCTACATCGAAGGTGTAATCGATGTCATATCTGGTGCTGGTCAATCTATATACGAG AGCTGTGAGATAAATATACCAGTGGACCGATATGCTCCAGTGATAGGACATGGTTACATAACAGCTCAAGGGAAGGAAGATTCAAGTCAAACCAATGGGTTTGTATTCATTGGATGCTCAGTGATTGGAAGTGGGACTGTTTATCTTGGGAGGGCTTACAGACCTTTCTCCACAGTTATTTACTATTCATCTTTCCTATCAGCTTGTATTAACCCTGCTGGTTGGGATCCTTGGGAACAAGTTGGCCATGA GGCGAGTTTGACTTATTTAGAGACACGTTGTATTGGACCAGGAGCAGACACTTCGAAGCGTGTGCCTTGGCTTAAAAAACTTAGTATAGATGAGATTAGACGCTTTACGAGTATTTCTTTCGTTGATCAGGAAGGTTGGACATCGAAGCTTCCTCTATTTTAG
- the LOC111788498 gene encoding putative pectinesterase 52: protein MVRGISFKNTYNAPGSVTSRNDIKPALAAFVDGDKAVFHQCGFYGLQDTLWDGPGRHRYTECYIEGVIDVISGTGQSIYEKCVINIPINVYAPILGHGYITAQGKEASSHTNGFVFIECSVIGSGTVYLGRAYRRFSTVIYHKSFLSSCVNPVGWHPWTQVGHEMDFTYVESGCTGPGADISKRVPWIKNLNKYDLRRFIDISFIDQDGWTRKLPQF, encoded by the exons ATGGTACGAGGCATCTCGTTTAAG AATACTTATAATGCGCCGGGAAGTGTGacgtcacgtaatgatataAAACCAGCACTTGCAGCTTTTGTAGACGGAGATAAAGCAGTCTTCCATCAGTGTGGCTTTTATGGTCTGCAAGATACTTTGTGGGACGGACCTGGTCGTCATCGGTACACCGAATGCTACATCGAAGGTGTAATCGATGTCATATCTGGTACTGGTCAATCTATATACGAG AAGTGTGTGATAAATATACCAATCAACGTATATGCTCCAATATTAGGACATGGTTACATAACAGCTCAAGGAAAGGAAGCTTCAAGCCATACCAATGGGTTTGTATTCATTGAATGCTCAGTGATTGGAAGTGGAACTGTTTATCTTGGGAGGGCTTATAGACGTTTCTCCACAGTTATTTATCATAAATCATTCCTATCATCTTGTGTTAACCCTGTTGGTTGGCATCCTTGGACACAAGTTGGCCACGA GATGGATTTTACGTATGTGGAATCAGGTTGCACTGGACCAGGAGCAGACATTTCGAAGCGTGTGCCTTGGATTAAGAATCTTAATAAATATGATCTTAGACGTTTCATcgatatttcttttattgatCAAGATGGTTGGACTAGGAAGCTTCCTCAGTTTTAG